ATCCGCGCAGAGCCAGACCCGTCACTCCGGAAATCATCTACCTTCTATATAATATCCATCCAGCTTTTTCCTCATGACACATGCCGCATGCCTTCACTTTTCCGACGACAAAGGTATTATGCAGGGATATTTATTCCAGAAAAATTGAGATGAAGTAATGCTTACTTGTGTTACTAAAATTTATTGTTTGTAATGCAAATTGTTTTGGCAATTCCGGCAAAAAAACAGGAATAATCACTGATCATAGAACGCCCTTTCGACAATTTTCGTATACATTAATATACCTCACGGGGCAAACAAGTTATTGTCCACACTTTGTACTCCATTCTTTAGAGTGGTAACGTTATTCGAACATTCACGCTTATCTCACGTGTGGGTTAAATCGTGAATTGTCCACGAGTCGAACAGACTCCTGAGACGTCTGCACGGATCTATTTCGTGCGGCTACTTGAGACGCATCCTTCGTTTCAGTTCCACACTGAAACACAACGTTCGTTTCCGAACTGTCGGAAACGTCAGCCTGATGCCTGTGGGGCGTCAGGTTTTGCACGAAAAAGTTTGTGCACGCTAAACTCAAGGGAGAATCTTACATGCAAGAAATTATCATCGGCATTGGAGTAACTGCCCTTGCGGGAGCTCTCGCAGCGGTTGCAGGTGCAGCCGAGGATACTGAGTCCAACATCGGTTCACAAGGTGACCCGAACTCTCAGGTCCAGCTTGCACCTCAGATGGGTTATACTCACCGTATATACAACAAAGCAGTATCCGGTGAACCCCCAGCATATACGCTCTGGGTAACCCTTGCTTGCGGTGTTGCATGGGCATTCATTATGATGAATGTTAATGCAGTACTGGCAATCATCTTCGGTACAGTTCTCGCAACCTTTGTGCAGGGTATCTATGCTACCACTGCATACCTTGGAAGAACCGCAAGTCTTTCCAAGTTCGGACAGCCGGTCTTTATTGATGTCTTAAAATCAGTAACGACTGTAACCATGGGTCACGCATTCGTTGCAATCTTCACTACGGTAACCGCTTGTTACCTGATGTCAACAGTGCTTCACCACCCGTTCGCACTTCCGCTTCTCGGCGTGGTATGGGGTCTCGCTCTTGGTGCAGCAGGTTCTGCAACCGGAAACCCGTACTATGGTAAGGAGCGTCAGTACCAGAACCAGAAGTTCGGTGCTGGTGTGCCAATCTCTGCATCCGGTAACATCGTTCGTTACGCAGAAGCCGGTCAGAGAAGCTCTATTGACAACGGTTTCTTCACCGCAAAACTCGGCGGACCAGCATCCGGTCTCTGCTTTGGTTTAATTGTGTTCTTTGAACTGTGGCGTACCGTTCTCTTTGAGCCTATCGCAAACGGATGGGGAGCAGTAGTTGCAGGTGTTGTTATCATCCTCATCTTCATGATCATCGATCGCTATGTTGAGGTATGGGCACGCAAGAACTACGGACCCTACACCGCGGCAGCTACGGAGGCCTAAATTATGAGCGCAATCGCAGCAAAACCGGCAGGCAATGCAGGAGCATTCCAGCCTGTCGCATCCGTAA
The nucleotide sequence above comes from Methanorbis furvi. Encoded proteins:
- the mtrE gene encoding tetrahydromethanopterin S-methyltransferase subunit E, which translates into the protein MQEIIIGIGVTALAGALAAVAGAAEDTESNIGSQGDPNSQVQLAPQMGYTHRIYNKAVSGEPPAYTLWVTLACGVAWAFIMMNVNAVLAIIFGTVLATFVQGIYATTAYLGRTASLSKFGQPVFIDVLKSVTTVTMGHAFVAIFTTVTACYLMSTVLHHPFALPLLGVVWGLALGAAGSATGNPYYGKERQYQNQKFGAGVPISASGNIVRYAEAGQRSSIDNGFFTAKLGGPASGLCFGLIVFFELWRTVLFEPIANGWGAVVAGVVIILIFMIIDRYVEVWARKNYGPYTAAATEA